A single region of the Malaclemys terrapin pileata isolate rMalTer1 chromosome 4, rMalTer1.hap1, whole genome shotgun sequence genome encodes:
- the INKA2 gene encoding PAK4-inhibitor INKA2 encodes MVQGKLLRLWLVEVSTSGLELGRMEKKNMDHYLRRLKQELLSMKEVGDGLHEQMNCMMGALQELKLLQVQTALEQLEISETRNKISGIGQHQCCRNGREVPRASRQNERLLGRRSLEECSPMAFAHSTQVPQSVSLFGPVTLPDSSHHRHVAYSKDCYPTSRPSSALTTAEYCPPRKFESASLGTAGNQLHRDTASIPQTLAGSRLGCRECQASDEANDWTSSLMSQSRNRQPLVLGDNIFADLVGNWLDLPELDKKGEKNETSLSISRSQEFYRKFSFTANIFKKFLRSVRPDRDRLLKEKPCWLPAEDRETEISKRSKKVSKQKGTFYFPLHGNLQNSHSKMERCPKAEASSDKSKNCAKKVHGTTDHTQSGFDMNTAVWV; translated from the exons ATGGTGCAAGGGAAGCTGCTGCGCCTCTGGCTCGTGGAGGTGTCCACCAGCGGACTTGAACTTGGGAGGATGGAGAAGAAAAACATGGATCATTACCTGCGCCGCCTGAAACAGGAGCTG TTATCCATGAAGGAGGTTGGAGACGGGCTGCATGAACAGATGAACTGCATGATGGGTGCCCTGCAAGAGTTGAAACTCCTCCAGGTCCAGACAGCTTTGGAGCAGTTGGAGATTTCAGAGACTCGAAATAAGATTTCAGGCATTGGCCAGCACCAGTGCTGTCGAAATGGCAGAGAGGTGCCCAGAGCCAGCAGGCAGAATGAGAGGTTGCTGGGAAGGAGATCTTTGGAGGAGTGCAGCCCCATGGCATTTGCACACTCCACCCAGGTGCCACAATCTGTCAGCCTTTTTGGCCCTGTGACTTTACCAGACAGTAGCCACCACAGACACGTGGCTTATAGCAAAGACTGTTATCCTACTAGCAGACCTTCTTCAGCTCTGACCACAGCAGAGTACTGCCCGCCAAGGAAATTTGAGTCAGCCAGTTTGGGCACAGCTGGGAACCAGCTTCATAGAGACACAGCCAGCATCCCTCAGACTTTGGCTGGGAGTAGATTGGGATGCAGAGAATGCCAGGCTTCTGATGAGGCCAATGACTGGACTTCCTCACTAATGTCTCAGAGCAGGAACCGGCAGCCTCTGGTCTTGGGGGATAATATCTTTGCAGATTTGGTCGGGAACTGGTTGGATCTGCCAGAGCTGGAtaaaaagggggagaaaaatgAGACTTCCCTGTCCATCAGCAGGTCTCAGGAGTTCTACAGGAAGTTTTCCTTCACGGCCAACATCTTCAAAAAGTTCTTGAGGAGTGTACGGCCAGACCGAGATAGACTCCTCAAAGAAAAACCATGCTGGCTCCCAGCGGAAGACAGAGAGACTGAAATTTCAAAGAGATCCAAAAAGGTGAGCAAACAGAAGGGGACATTTTACTTCCCCCTCCATGGGAACCTACagaattctcacagcaaaatggagAGGTGCCCAAAGGCAGAAGCTAGTAGTGACAAATCCAAGAATTGTGCCAAGAAGGTCCATGGCACCACAGACCACACCCAGTCAGGCTTTGATATGAATACAGCCGTATGGGTCTAA